A stretch of the Coprobacillus cateniformis genome encodes the following:
- a CDS encoding AI-2E family transporter produces the protein MNKVTLAKNIIIFSICAILLYYVITLFQIGAFFCYVFNLFFPLIIALFFHFLLDPLIDYFTNDRLSRKIVVVHIYLSLSLLFVIGCYFVAPYILEQCLKFYNQYCNGHLRLNPIFSTIFDFLQQYQVIDYLMGILNGWTQSVIYWVTNILLAMGISFYLSYDNMHLIEKLIVYLPFDKQGPCMQTLKRLKLLTYQFMKSLILDFLFFFLMCLIPFFFIDEDLFLWIALFLSITNLVPYIGPYIGGIPVVIYEYIADPQMGYVAFIAVIVLQYLESSYLQPYLFSKCIRLHPIALFIALTFFGDLFGIVGMIFSPLLLSYSLLLLELLKNLNVFTKVKQIVSKE, from the coding sequence ATGAATAAAGTTACGCTAGCTAAAAATATCATTATCTTTAGTATTTGTGCTATTTTGTTATATTATGTCATTACATTATTTCAAATAGGTGCATTCTTTTGTTATGTTTTTAATTTATTTTTTCCACTTATTATTGCTTTGTTCTTTCATTTTTTATTAGATCCTTTGATAGATTATTTTACAAATGATAGATTAAGCAGAAAAATTGTTGTTGTCCATATTTATCTATCCTTATCATTGTTATTTGTGATAGGATGCTATTTTGTTGCTCCTTATATTTTGGAACAATGTTTAAAATTTTATAATCAATATTGTAATGGTCATTTAAGATTGAATCCAATTTTCTCTACAATCTTTGATTTTTTACAACAATATCAAGTCATAGATTATTTAATGGGAATTCTTAATGGTTGGACACAATCTGTCATTTACTGGGTTACCAATATCCTTTTAGCCATGGGAATATCATTTTATCTTTCTTATGATAATATGCATCTTATCGAGAAATTAATTGTTTATTTACCATTTGATAAACAAGGACCATGTATGCAAACCTTAAAACGCTTAAAACTTTTAACTTATCAGTTTATGAAATCTTTAATTTTAGATTTTCTCTTTTTCTTTTTAATGTGTCTTATTCCTTTCTTTTTTATTGATGAAGATCTCTTTTTATGGATTGCCCTCTTTTTATCAATTACCAATCTTGTGCCTTATATTGGACCTTATATAGGTGGGATACCTGTTGTTATTTATGAATATATAGCTGATCCTCAAATGGGATATGTTGCTTTTATTGCAGTCATTGTTCTACAATATTTAGAATCTTCATATTTACAGCCTTATCTTTTTTCTAAGTGTATACGACTACATCCTATTGCTTTGTTTATAGCATTGACCTTCTTTGGTGATTTATTTGGTATTGTAGGGATGATCTTTTCACCATTGCTATTATCATATAGTTTACTTTTGCTAGAGTTACTAAAAAATCTAAATGTTTTTACGAAAGTTAAACAAATTGTTTCAAAAGAATAA
- a CDS encoding ATP-dependent RecD-like DNA helicase: MLEYTGIIKQVRFYSEDTKFIVCVIDSEQEDKPILATGYMSYVNPQDKYHFQGEYTIHPKYGKQFQIQSYEIILADDESEIIRYLSSPLFKGIGEKQATAIVDTLGKDALNKIKEDKHVLDSVRGMNEKKRETIIDVLSSQDFDQEVLSFFMGHGISTKNLALIQAVYQEHTLDVLQNNPYQLIDDIDGIGFKTADELALKIGVDPLDDNRMKAAVLYALKEACFQDGSTFQEHDRIYKNFHRFIPNISYEQCDDYLDELIDEEKIIQEVEKYYPFDLYESENIIAKTFQRWLKAPLYKYDDEEVNQLLDDLQNTLAIEYDDLQKEAIRLFLEQSAMILTGGPGTGKTTIVEAIIKLYTKLNPDQRIAMVAPTGRASKRLSEVTGLEACTIHRLLKWDLHTNTFAVNAQNPLDIDLLVIDEFSMVDSLLFSNLLSASCKVTKILLIGDDQQLPSVAPGHVLKDLLESQMIPTVKLDRIYRQSQESGITQLAHSIRNDHYQEHLFFDYKDIHFQTCASYDIVNYVKVLVSKAMKEGYDANDIQVLAPMYNGVAGIDALNDCLQELLNPHDEYKNELRVGKRIYREGDKILQLKNRIDDNVFNGDIGILEEICYKDNFEFLADTLIVNFDGVYVEYTANDFYTITHAYCMSIHKSQGNEFKIVIMPVLKDYYIMLKKNLIYTGLTRAKQSLFVIGNHQAFAYGIANNHDEKRRTTLSEKMSQTQSISPYDFM, from the coding sequence ATGTTAGAATACACTGGAATTATTAAACAGGTGCGATTCTATAGTGAAGATACAAAGTTTATTGTTTGTGTGATTGATAGTGAACAAGAAGATAAACCAATATTGGCAACAGGATATATGAGTTATGTAAACCCACAAGATAAATATCATTTTCAAGGGGAATACACAATTCATCCTAAATATGGTAAACAATTTCAAATTCAATCATATGAGATTATTTTAGCGGATGATGAGAGTGAAATCATTCGCTATTTATCTAGCCCATTATTCAAGGGAATTGGTGAAAAACAAGCAACTGCTATTGTTGATACATTGGGAAAAGATGCACTCAATAAAATTAAAGAAGATAAACATGTTTTAGATAGTGTTCGTGGAATGAATGAAAAAAAGCGTGAAACAATTATTGATGTTTTATCCTCTCAGGATTTTGATCAAGAGGTTTTATCATTTTTTATGGGACATGGTATTAGTACTAAAAATTTAGCACTCATCCAAGCTGTTTATCAGGAACATACATTAGATGTTTTGCAAAACAATCCTTATCAGCTTATAGATGATATTGATGGAATTGGTTTTAAAACAGCAGATGAACTGGCTTTGAAAATAGGCGTTGATCCTTTAGATGACAATCGCATGAAAGCAGCTGTTCTTTATGCATTAAAAGAAGCTTGTTTTCAAGATGGCAGTACTTTTCAAGAACATGATCGCATTTATAAGAATTTCCATCGCTTTATACCAAACATCTCATATGAGCAATGTGATGACTATTTAGATGAACTGATTGATGAAGAAAAGATTATACAAGAAGTAGAAAAATATTATCCGTTTGATTTATATGAAAGTGAAAATATCATTGCCAAGACATTTCAGCGTTGGCTTAAAGCACCACTTTATAAATATGATGATGAGGAAGTCAATCAATTATTAGATGACTTACAAAATACATTGGCTATTGAATATGATGATTTACAAAAAGAGGCTATTCGTTTATTTTTAGAACAATCAGCAATGATTTTAACTGGTGGACCTGGAACTGGAAAAACGACCATTGTTGAGGCTATAATAAAATTATATACAAAATTAAATCCAGACCAACGAATTGCTATGGTTGCACCAACTGGTCGTGCATCAAAAAGATTAAGTGAAGTCACAGGTCTTGAAGCTTGTACAATTCATCGACTTTTAAAATGGGATTTACATACGAATACATTTGCAGTTAATGCTCAAAATCCTTTAGATATAGATTTGTTGGTTATTGATGAATTTTCAATGGTAGATTCTTTATTGTTTTCAAATCTCCTCTCTGCTTCTTGTAAGGTGACAAAAATTTTATTGATTGGTGATGACCAGCAGTTACCTTCAGTTGCACCAGGACATGTATTGAAGGATTTACTAGAAAGCCAAATGATACCAACAGTTAAATTAGATCGTATTTATCGTCAGTCACAGGAAAGTGGAATTACTCAATTAGCACATAGTATTCGTAATGATCATTATCAAGAACATCTTTTTTTTGATTATAAAGATATCCATTTTCAAACATGTGCTTCTTATGACATTGTGAACTATGTAAAGGTTCTTGTTTCAAAAGCAATGAAAGAAGGATATGATGCTAATGATATTCAAGTTCTAGCACCAATGTATAATGGTGTAGCAGGAATTGATGCCTTAAATGACTGTTTACAAGAACTTTTAAATCCTCATGATGAGTATAAAAATGAATTGCGTGTTGGTAAACGTATTTATCGTGAGGGCGATAAGATTTTACAATTAAAAAATCGTATTGACGATAATGTTTTTAATGGCGATATTGGTATTTTAGAAGAAATATGTTATAAAGATAATTTTGAATTTTTGGCAGATACACTGATTGTTAATTTTGATGGAGTATATGTAGAATATACTGCTAATGATTTTTATACAATTACACATGCTTATTGTATGAGTATTCATAAATCTCAAGGAAATGAATTCAAAATTGTTATTATGCCAGTTTTAAAAGACTATTATATTATGTTAAAGAAAAATTTAATTTATACAGGTTTAACACGGGCAAAGCAATCTTTATTTGTAATTGGAAATCATCAGGCATTTGCTTATGGAATTGCTAATAATCATGATGAAAAAAGACGAACAACGCTATCTGAAAAAATGTCACAAACTCAATCAATTTCACCGTATGATTTTATGTAA
- a CDS encoding IreB family regulatory phosphoprotein has translation MAKDFTQTRLFNSEEIKREVIHSNLMTVSQALDERGYNAVHQIAGYLISNDPAYISSHKGARSIIQQIDRDEIIEELVKFYLESK, from the coding sequence ATGGCAAAAGATTTTACTCAAACACGTCTATTTAATTCAGAAGAAATTAAAAGAGAAGTCATTCATTCTAATTTAATGACTGTTTCTCAAGCACTGGATGAAAGAGGATATAATGCAGTTCATCAGATTGCAGGTTACTTAATCTCTAATGACCCTGCATATATTTCAAGCCACAAAGGAGCACGTTCAATTATTCAACAGATTGATCGTGATGAAATTATTGAGGAACTTGTAAAATTCTATTTGGAGTCAAAATAG
- a CDS encoding RluA family pseudouridine synthase, whose protein sequence is MKKLIIDENHANQRIDKYLKKLLCQAPSQLVYKMLRKKDVKVNGVKVKENYILQNHDIVELFLYEDKFQEYTRAQTIFDLKIEFQVIYEDDKILVVGKPAGLLVHEDINEDMNTLSNQVLTYLHQKGEYDPQTSLGFTPGPVHRLDRNTSGIVIFGKTLRALQDLNEMMKKRHCIEKTYLTICKGYMSSIDLVGYMKKDGDQSLVKVVTQNTPGALMMHTLVENIEFYQGFSLLKVKLVTGRTHQIRVHLASVGHPIIGDSKYGDFELNREMKKKYHLQHQFLHAYTIKFVKPIGCLKYLQNQVMMCPLPQNLQDIKRSMFCKL, encoded by the coding sequence ATGAAAAAGTTAATTATAGATGAAAATCATGCAAATCAAAGAATAGATAAGTATTTGAAAAAACTTTTATGTCAAGCTCCATCGCAACTCGTTTATAAAATGTTAAGGAAAAAGGATGTAAAAGTGAATGGAGTCAAAGTCAAAGAAAACTATATCTTACAAAATCATGATATTGTAGAACTATTTTTGTATGAAGATAAGTTTCAGGAATATACAAGAGCACAAACAATATTTGATTTAAAAATAGAATTTCAGGTGATTTATGAAGATGATAAGATATTAGTTGTAGGAAAACCGGCAGGCTTACTTGTTCATGAAGATATCAATGAAGATATGAATACTTTATCTAATCAGGTGTTAACTTATCTCCATCAAAAAGGTGAATATGATCCTCAAACTTCATTGGGGTTTACACCAGGACCAGTTCATAGATTAGATCGTAATACAAGTGGAATTGTTATTTTTGGAAAGACTCTGCGAGCACTACAGGATTTAAATGAGATGATGAAGAAACGCCATTGTATAGAAAAAACGTATTTAACAATATGCAAGGGCTATATGTCTTCAATAGATCTTGTTGGTTATATGAAAAAAGATGGTGACCAGTCACTTGTCAAAGTCGTAACTCAAAATACACCTGGCGCATTAATGATGCATACACTTGTAGAAAATATTGAATTTTATCAGGGATTTTCATTATTGAAAGTGAAATTAGTCACAGGAAGAACGCATCAGATTAGAGTTCATTTGGCTAGTGTTGGACATCCTATCATAGGTGATAGTAAATATGGTGATTTTGAATTAAATAGAGAAATGAAGAAAAAATATCATCTTCAACATCAATTTTTACATGCTTATACAATTAAATTTGTGAAGCCAATTGGTTGTTTAAAATATTTACAAAATCAAGTGATGATGTGTCCACTTCCCCAAAATTTACAAGATATAAAAAGAAGTATGTTTTGTAAATTGTAA
- a CDS encoding NUDIX hydrolase, producing the protein MEKEINREMIFDGNIMQVTKEEVELEDGKHAFREVVYHHGGVCILAIENNQILLVKQFRYPNRIETLEIPAGKLEKDEDTKACAFRELEEETNCRALDMQFILKVLPSPGYTSEWLYLYKAIDFHEVNDSLACDDDEFIDIIKMDLDEAYQKVLDGTIVDAKTVIAIMYAYNQK; encoded by the coding sequence ATGGAAAAAGAAATTAATCGAGAGATGATTTTTGATGGAAACATCATGCAAGTCACAAAAGAAGAAGTTGAACTTGAAGATGGTAAACACGCATTTCGAGAAGTTGTTTATCATCATGGTGGAGTTTGTATTCTTGCAATTGAAAATAACCAAATTCTTTTGGTTAAGCAATTTCGCTACCCTAACCGCATTGAAACCTTAGAAATTCCAGCTGGAAAACTGGAAAAAGATGAAGACACAAAAGCATGTGCTTTTCGTGAACTTGAAGAAGAAACAAATTGTCGTGCACTTGACATGCAATTTATCCTTAAAGTTCTACCATCTCCTGGCTATACCAGTGAATGGCTCTATCTTTATAAAGCAATCGATTTTCATGAAGTTAATGATTCTCTTGCATGTGATGATGATGAATTTATTGATATCATCAAAATGGACCTTGATGAAGCATATCAAAAAGTTTTAGATGGCACAATTGTTGATGCCAAAACAGTTATAGCAATTATGTATGCATATAATCAAAAATAA
- the alaS gene encoding alanine--tRNA ligase: MKQLTGNQVRQMFLDYFKSKGHMIEPGASLIPHNDPTLLWINAGVAALKKYFDGSEQPACHRIVNAQKSIRTNDIENVGKTARHHTFFEMLGNFSIGDYFKEDAIPFAWEFLTSPEWIGFDKEKLYVTVYTDDDDAYRIWTEVCHVDPSHILKTDGNFWEIGEGPGGPDSEIFYDRGVEYDPDGLGEKLFFEELENDRYIEIWNVVFSQFDCNPTIDRKEYKELPQKNIDTGMGLERLVSIIQGGETNFDTDFFLPIIHATEEMTNVRYEDNKMAYRVIADHIRTVTFALSDGALFDNAGRGYVLRRILRRAVRYGKKIGIDHSFMYKLVYVVADIMKEFYDYLPAKADYVSGLVKKEEEAFHKTLSNGEKLLNQMLKKTIDQQLDGKDAFKLYDTYGFPLELTVEIAEETGFTVDEAGFKAEMKAQQVRARNARGDNESMSSQKPDLMAFDTPSQFVYDHSPITAKVIATFIDGVKCDEITTQGEIILDQTTFYAEMGGQCADTGTMSNETTLLDVTYVSRAPRLQHLHVIKIKNGSVKVGDELILKVDAHKRALIQNNHTATHLLQKALKTVLGEHVSQSGSYVDAERLRFDFTHPQKMTDEEIRKVEDQVNEQIFNGLNVQIEFMSKDEAMHSGAMALFDEKYGDQVRVVSVGDYSKELCGGCHVSNSAQIALFKIESEESVGSGIRRIEAVTAQKAYQSMKKSEETIQTISELFKLKNRNEIVEKVTQFIDETHEVKKERDQYLDKLNSIEAKEKSKNIEEINGVQFLYVSESKDASIAKQMTFELRDQLTNGVVVLVSEYEGKTSYFVGLTASMVKNGYKAGDLVKMINEVTGGRGGGKPDFAQGGCPSQEHINDAIKQIKSVF; encoded by the coding sequence ATGAAACAATTAACTGGAAATCAAGTAAGACAAATGTTCTTGGATTATTTTAAATCTAAAGGACACATGATTGAACCTGGGGCATCATTGATTCCTCATAATGATCCAACATTATTATGGATTAACGCAGGAGTTGCAGCATTAAAAAAATATTTTGATGGAAGTGAACAACCCGCATGCCATAGAATAGTCAATGCTCAAAAATCAATTCGTACAAATGATATTGAAAATGTTGGAAAAACAGCAAGACATCATACTTTCTTTGAAATGTTAGGAAATTTTTCAATAGGAGATTATTTTAAAGAAGATGCGATTCCTTTTGCATGGGAGTTTCTAACAAGTCCGGAATGGATAGGATTTGATAAAGAAAAATTATATGTGACAGTTTATACTGATGATGACGATGCTTATCGTATTTGGACTGAAGTTTGTCATGTAGATCCAAGTCATATTTTAAAAACTGATGGAAACTTTTGGGAAATTGGAGAAGGTCCAGGTGGTCCTGATTCTGAAATTTTCTATGATCGTGGTGTTGAATATGACCCTGATGGTTTAGGTGAAAAATTATTTTTTGAAGAGTTAGAAAATGATCGTTATATTGAAATTTGGAACGTTGTTTTTTCACAATTTGATTGTAATCCTACTATTGACCGAAAGGAATATAAAGAATTACCACAAAAAAACATTGATACTGGAATGGGTCTTGAAAGACTGGTTAGTATTATTCAAGGTGGAGAAACAAATTTTGATACGGATTTCTTCCTGCCAATTATTCATGCAACTGAAGAAATGACAAATGTCAGATATGAAGACAATAAAATGGCTTATCGTGTCATTGCAGACCATATTCGTACTGTTACTTTTGCATTAAGTGATGGGGCATTGTTTGATAATGCAGGTAGAGGGTATGTTTTAAGACGTATTTTAAGACGTGCAGTTCGTTATGGGAAGAAGATTGGAATTGATCATTCTTTTATGTATAAATTGGTTTATGTTGTGGCTGATATTATGAAAGAATTCTATGATTATTTACCAGCTAAAGCAGACTATGTGAGTGGACTTGTAAAAAAGGAAGAAGAGGCTTTTCATAAAACATTATCTAATGGTGAGAAATTATTAAATCAGATGTTGAAAAAAACAATTGATCAGCAATTAGACGGTAAAGATGCATTCAAATTATATGATACATATGGATTCCCATTAGAATTAACAGTTGAAATTGCAGAAGAAACAGGATTTACAGTTGATGAAGCTGGTTTTAAAGCTGAAATGAAAGCTCAGCAAGTCCGTGCAAGAAATGCACGAGGTGATAATGAATCAATGTCATCACAAAAACCAGATTTAATGGCTTTTGATACACCAAGTCAATTTGTATATGATCATTCACCAATAACAGCTAAAGTCATTGCTACTTTTATTGATGGTGTTAAATGTGATGAAATTACTACACAGGGAGAAATTATTTTAGACCAAACAACTTTCTATGCAGAGATGGGAGGACAGTGTGCTGATACTGGAACGATGTCTAATGAGACAACATTGTTAGATGTGACATATGTTTCAAGAGCACCCCGTCTACAACATTTACATGTGATTAAAATTAAAAATGGAAGTGTCAAGGTTGGAGATGAATTGATTTTAAAAGTTGATGCACATAAACGTGCATTGATTCAAAATAATCATACTGCAACTCACTTATTACAAAAGGCTTTAAAGACAGTATTAGGTGAACATGTTTCGCAATCAGGGTCTTATGTTGATGCTGAAAGATTACGTTTTGACTTTACACATCCACAAAAGATGACTGATGAAGAAATACGCAAAGTTGAAGATCAAGTTAATGAACAAATTTTTAATGGGTTAAATGTACAAATTGAATTCATGAGCAAAGATGAAGCTATGCATTCTGGTGCAATGGCATTGTTTGATGAAAAGTATGGAGATCAAGTTCGTGTTGTCAGTGTTGGAGATTACTCTAAAGAACTTTGTGGTGGGTGCCATGTTTCCAATAGTGCTCAGATTGCTTTGTTTAAGATTGAAAGTGAGGAAAGTGTTGGATCAGGGATTCGTCGTATTGAAGCTGTGACTGCACAGAAAGCATATCAATCAATGAAGAAATCTGAAGAAACAATTCAAACAATAAGTGAATTATTCAAATTAAAGAATAGAAATGAAATTGTAGAAAAAGTGACGCAATTCATAGATGAGACGCATGAAGTCAAAAAGGAAAGAGATCAATATTTAGACAAATTAAATAGTATTGAAGCAAAAGAAAAATCTAAGAATATAGAAGAGATAAATGGTGTACAATTCTTATATGTTAGTGAAAGTAAAGATGCTTCTATTGCTAAACAAATGACATTTGAATTAAGGGATCAATTAACAAATGGTGTTGTTGTTCTGGTGAGTGAATATGAAGGAAAAACATCTTATTTTGTTGGTTTAACAGCTTCAATGGTCAAAAATGGTTATAAAGCTGGTGATCTTGTTAAAATGATAAATGAAGTGACAGGCGGTAGAGGTGGTGGAAAACCAGACTTTGCACAAGGTGGGTGTCCTTCACAAGAACATATAAATGATGCAATCAAGCAAATAAAAAGCGTATTCTAA
- the mnmA gene encoding tRNA 2-thiouridine(34) synthase MnmA gives MKEKVVLGLSGGVDSAVAAYLLKEQGYEVICVFMRNWDSSLNNDILGNPTNNNEICPQEEDYNDAKKVAEHLGLELRRVDFIKEYWDHVFTYFLEEYAKGRTPNPDILCNKHIKFKAFLDYAKSIDANYIATGHYARVEHHLGQDSLMLRGVDNNKDQTYFLCQLNQSQLQSSLFPIGELTKPEVRKLAEDLNLPVAHKKDSTGICFIGERDFREFLKNYIPAKNGHMVDIQTKQIVGEHQGIMYYTIGQRKGLNIGGPGDAWFVVGKEYDENILYVCQGDQNDWLMSEGALITDVNWISSLRPEDDFTCTAKFRYRQKDNDVSVHFVDETTIYVTFKQPIKAVTPGQAAVFYNADVCLGGGTIEKVYKDQKEITYL, from the coding sequence ATGAAAGAAAAAGTCGTATTAGGTCTCAGTGGTGGAGTTGATAGTGCGGTTGCTGCCTATTTATTAAAAGAACAGGGCTATGAAGTGATTTGCGTTTTTATGCGTAACTGGGATTCTTCGCTTAATAATGATATTTTAGGAAATCCTACCAATAATAATGAGATATGCCCTCAGGAAGAAGATTATAATGATGCTAAGAAAGTTGCTGAACATTTAGGATTGGAACTTCGCCGTGTTGATTTTATTAAAGAATATTGGGATCATGTTTTTACATATTTTTTAGAAGAATATGCCAAAGGAAGGACACCGAATCCAGATATTTTATGTAATAAACATATTAAGTTCAAAGCCTTTTTGGATTATGCAAAATCGATTGATGCCAATTATATAGCAACAGGACATTATGCACGTGTTGAACATCATTTAGGACAAGATTCTCTTATGTTAAGAGGCGTTGATAATAATAAAGATCAGACATATTTTCTATGTCAATTGAATCAGTCACAACTCCAGTCTTCACTATTTCCAATTGGTGAATTAACAAAGCCTGAAGTTAGAAAACTTGCAGAAGATCTAAATCTACCAGTTGCACATAAAAAAGATAGTACAGGAATTTGTTTTATTGGAGAACGTGACTTTAGAGAGTTTCTAAAAAATTATATTCCTGCTAAAAATGGTCATATGGTAGATATTCAAACAAAACAAATTGTTGGTGAACATCAAGGAATTATGTATTATACTATAGGACAAAGAAAAGGTCTTAATATTGGTGGACCTGGAGATGCATGGTTTGTTGTTGGAAAAGAATATGATGAGAATATATTATATGTTTGTCAAGGAGATCAAAATGATTGGCTAATGAGTGAAGGCGCTTTGATAACAGATGTTAATTGGATATCAAGTTTAAGACCAGAAGATGATTTTACATGTACTGCAAAATTTAGATATCGCCAAAAAGATAATGATGTTTCTGTTCATTTTGTAGATGAAACAACAATTTATGTCACATTTAAACAGCCTATTAAAGCTGTTACACCAGGACAGGCAGCAGTCTTTTACAATGCTGATGTGTGCTTGGGTGGGGGAACAATTGAAAAAGTTTATAAAGATCAAAAGGAGATTACATATTTATAA
- a CDS encoding ROK family protein encodes MKYYIGIDLGGTNVRTLLVDENGKTYSEVKDATEREKGPDFVCSKIIRQIESLDCSICGGIANIEGIGIGVPGPVDTVHGVMIMATNLPGFENYPICEKLSSRFNLPVFIDNDANVAGLAEALLGAGKGKATCYYVTISTGIGGAFIVNGQVVSGGRGHAGEIGNIIVKNNGYKFGGLNPGAVEGEASGTAITRKGKEILGEDKVAHAGDVFRLADEGDVKAQGIVDECVSELATMLANIAHTVDPHCFIIGGGVMKSKRYFYDRLVEQFNAKIHVGMRGYIPLLETELEDCGAIGAAMLPMSRLK; translated from the coding sequence ATGAAATACTATATAGGAATTGACTTAGGGGGAACTAATGTTCGTACTCTTTTGGTTGATGAAAATGGGAAAACATATAGTGAAGTAAAGGATGCAACAGAAAGAGAAAAAGGACCTGATTTTGTTTGTTCAAAAATCATTCGTCAAATTGAAAGCTTAGATTGTAGTATTTGTGGGGGAATTGCAAATATTGAAGGGATTGGAATTGGAGTACCAGGACCTGTAGATACTGTTCATGGAGTCATGATTATGGCAACAAACTTGCCTGGTTTTGAAAATTATCCAATTTGTGAGAAATTATCAAGTCGTTTTAACTTGCCAGTGTTTATTGATAATGATGCAAATGTTGCTGGATTGGCAGAAGCATTACTTGGAGCTGGAAAAGGGAAAGCAACATGTTATTATGTTACAATTTCAACTGGAATTGGAGGAGCCTTTATTGTGAATGGGCAAGTTGTTTCAGGTGGAAGAGGACATGCCGGTGAAATTGGAAATATCATTGTAAAAAACAATGGTTATAAATTTGGTGGACTAAATCCTGGAGCGGTTGAAGGTGAAGCGAGCGGTACTGCAATTACACGTAAGGGTAAAGAAATTCTAGGTGAAGATAAGGTTGCTCATGCTGGTGATGTCTTTAGATTAGCAGATGAAGGTGATGTGAAAGCGCAAGGAATTGTAGATGAATGTGTAAGTGAACTTGCAACAATGCTTGCTAATATTGCTCATACAGTTGACCCTCATTGCTTTATTATTGGAGGTGGCGTGATGAAATCTAAACGTTATTTCTATGATCGATTGGTTGAACAATTCAATGCCAAAATCCATGTTGGTATGAGAGGATACATACCGCTATTAGAAACAGAATTGGAAGATTGTGGAGCAATTGGTGCTGCAATGTTACCAATGTCTAGATTAAAATAA
- a CDS encoding Na/Pi cotransporter family protein has product METKDILGLLGGLALFLYGMKMMSDGLLDGAGIKLEYILEKLTNHKLKAILVGTLITCIIQSSSAMTVMLIGFVNAKVMKLNRAIWVIMGANIGTTMTGQLIAFDIGVFAPVFAIVGVILIVFFSWRAARLCGEVLTGIGMLFMGLEMMSQSMIPLQSSELFLNSMITLSHPLFAVLVGALFTAIIQSSSASIGILQTLAMQHLIPFSQAVYFLFGFDIGTCMTAFIASLSGCRNAKRLALFHLLFNVLGTSAFLVICQFTPIVSIVEGWTPHEPMRKIANMHTLFNVITTAAFLFIDKPILKFIERLIPLTKKREKGYI; this is encoded by the coding sequence ATGGAAACAAAAGATATTTTAGGATTACTAGGAGGTCTTGCCTTATTTCTTTATGGTATGAAAATGATGTCTGATGGCTTGTTAGATGGGGCAGGGATTAAATTAGAATATATTTTAGAAAAACTCACTAATCACAAATTAAAAGCTATTTTGGTAGGGACATTGATAACTTGTATTATTCAAAGTTCATCTGCAATGACAGTCATGTTAATAGGCTTTGTGAATGCCAAAGTGATGAAACTAAATAGAGCTATTTGGGTTATAATGGGAGCAAATATTGGGACCACAATGACAGGACAATTGATTGCTTTTGATATAGGTGTTTTTGCACCTGTATTTGCTATTGTAGGGGTTATTCTGATTGTCTTTTTCTCATGGCGTGCAGCTCGTTTATGTGGCGAAGTTTTGACTGGAATAGGGATGTTGTTTATGGGATTAGAAATGATGTCACAATCAATGATACCTTTACAGTCATCTGAATTGTTCTTAAATTCCATGATCACTCTTTCGCATCCTTTATTTGCGGTTTTAGTTGGGGCATTATTTACAGCAATTATTCAAAGTTCATCAGCTTCTATTGGTATCTTACAAACCCTTGCAATGCAACATCTTATCCCTTTTTCTCAGGCAGTATATTTTTTATTTGGATTTGATATTGGAACATGTATGACTGCTTTCATTGCATCATTATCTGGTTGTCGTAATGCTAAAAGATTAGCTTTGTTTCATCTTCTTTTTAATGTATTGGGAACTTCAGCTTTTCTTGTTATTTGTCAATTTACTCCAATTGTATCAATAGTTGAAGGCTGGACTCCCCATGAACCAATGCGTAAAATTGCGAATATGCATACATTATTTAATGTCATAACAACAGCGGCCTTTTTATTCATTGATAAGCCTATTCTAAAATTTATTGAAAGATTAATTCCATTAACAAAGAAGAGGGAAAAAGGATATATATAA